In Mycobacterium branderi, the DNA window GGTGATGTTTGCTGATCGGCGGCCGAGTCGGAGGCGGTCACCGGGCAAGCATAGGGCCGCACAATGCTGCGTCGCGAGGCTAATGGACAAAACGGCCGGTCAGCCGGGGTTCGCCTGTCACAGATAGCATTACGTGGCCGCACCCGCCCGGTTGGACATCATGCTTTCTATTGCAAGCAGCACTTGCGCTAGGTAGCGCTGTCATGTGTATAGTAAGCAGTACTCGGCTTTAAGCCGAGGGTGTATCAGCCCGACCCCCCGGGGCTGATACACGACGACCCTCGCCTCCTCCCCCCCTGGCGGGGGTCGTCCCTTTTGTCGGGCAAGTTCGCCGTCAGTAACACGTTTCAGATTTGTCGCTTCGGGTTGTGCACAGATCCCGGTCTGTCCACAGATGGCGGTTGGCTGCTGGCCGCCGGTAGCCGCCACCCGGCACGGTGAGTAGGTGACGACCGCAACCGAGAGCGCCGGCGTGTTGGCGGTGGTGGCCGAACCCGGGCTGCGCCCCGAAGTTGAGCGGGTCGCGGCGGCCGTCGGTGTGCGCGTGGTGCACGTCGGCGCGGGCTCGGTGAGTCGAAAAAGTTGGTCGGCGGCCGCAGCGGTGCTGCTGGATGAGGGGGCGGCGCTGCGGTGTGCCGACAGCGCACTGCCGCGCCGCTCGCACGTCGTCGTGCTGACTACCGCCGACCCTGCCTCGACGACCTGGGCGGCTGCCACCCGGGTCGGCGCGCAGCATGTCCTGGTGCTGCCGGCTCAGGACGGCGAGCTGGTCCGCGAACTCGCCGATGCTGCCGAGTCGGCGCGCGACGGCAACGCGCGCGGCCAGGTCGTGGCCGTCGTCGGCGGGCGCGGCGGAGCGGGTGCCTCGGTATTGGCGGCTGCGCTGGCGCAGGAGGCCCGCGAGCCGCTGCTGATCGATCTTGATCCGTGGGGCGGCGGCATCGATCTGTTGCTCGGCGGTGAAACCACGCCGGGCGTGCGCTGGCCCGATCTGAAGGTGCAGGGTGGGCGGCTGAACTGGTCGGCGGTGCGTGACGCGTTGCCCCGTTTTCGGGGGGTCAGCATGCTCTCGGGTACCCGGCACGGGCACGAGATGGACGCCGGGGCCGCCGATGCTGTCATCGACGCGGGCCGCCGCGGCGGGGCAACCGTCGTGTGCGACGTCCCCCGCCGGCTGACCGACGCCGGCCAATGCGCGCTGGACACCGCCGATCTCGTCGTCGTCACCTCCTGCGACGTCCGCGCCTGTGCGGCCACCGCGAGCATCGCTCCGCTGCTCGCCGGCATCAACCCCAACGTCGGGCTGGTGGTGCGTGGGCCGGCTCCCGGCGGGCTGGGCGCCGCCGAGATCGCCGCCATCGCGGGCGTGCCGCTGTTGACGTCGATGCGCCCGCAGCCGCGGCTGGCCGAGCAACTCGAGCACGGCGGCCTGCGGCTGGGGCGGCGATCCGCGCTGGCGGCCGCCGCCCGCCGGGTTCTCGCGGTGCTGCCGGCCCGTGCGGTGGCGGAGGCCGCATGACAGGTTCGCTGATCGACCGGGTGCGCGAGCGGCTGGCCGCGGAAGCCGCGCCGCTGCGGCCGACCGTGGTGGCCGACGCGATCCGGGCCGAGTCCGGCGGGGTGCTCGGCGACACCGAGGTGTTGAGCAGCCTTCGGACACTGCAGACCGAGCTGACCGGCGCCGGCATCCTCGAGCCGTTGCTGTGTGCCGAGGGCACCACCGACGTGCTGGTCACCGCGCCGGACAGCGTCTGGGTCGACGACGGCAACGGCTTGCGGCGCAGCGATATCCGGTTCGAGGACGACGCCGCGGTGCGACGGCTGGCGCAGCGGCTGGCATTGGCGGCCGGTCGCCGTCTCGACGACGCGCAACCGTGGGTGGACGGACAGCTGACGGGCGTGGGGACCGGGCGGTTCGCGGTGCGACTGCACGCCGTGCTGCCGCCGATCGCCGCCGCAGGCACCTGCCTGTCGTTGCGGGTGCTGCGGCCGGCCACCCAGGATCTGGCGGCGCTGACCGCGGCGGGCGCCATCGCACCGCAGGCCGCCGGCCTGCTCGGCGAGATCATCGCCGCGCGGCTGGCGTTCCTGGTCAGCGGGGGAACGGGCGCCGGCAAAACCACACTCTTGGCCGCCATGCTGGGCGCGGTGTCGCCGGACGAGCGGATCGTCTGCGTGGAGGACGCCGCCGAGCTGGCGCCGCCGCATCCGCATCTGGTCAAGCTCGTCGCCCGCTGCGCCAACGTCGAGGGCGTCGGCGAGGTGACGGTGCGCCAACTGGTCCGGCAGGCGCTGCGGATGCGGCCCGACCGCATCGTGGTCGGCGAGGTCCGCGGCGCCGAAGTCGTCGATCTGCTGGCGGCGCTGAACACCGGCCACGACGGCGGCGCCGGCACCGTGCATGCCAACAACCCGGGCGAAGTCCCGGCCCGGTTGGAGGCGTTGGGTGCGCTGGGCGGTCTCGACCGGGCGGCACTGCACAGTCAGCTCGCCGCCGCAGTCCAGGTGCTGGTGCACGTCGCCCGGGACCGCGCCGGGCGCCGACGGGTCAGCGAAATCGCGGTCCTGCGTGCCAGTCACGGCCAGGTCCATCCAGTCACCGTGTGGCACGTCGAGCGCGGGCCGACCGACGACATCGCCGAGCTGCGCCGGCTGCTGCGGGGCCGGGCTGCGACGTGACGGGCTTCTCGGTGGCCGGGCTGGCATTGGCGGCGGCGCTGGTGGTGTCGCCGTCATCCCCGCGACGACGGCTGGGGGCGCCTGGCTCGCGTGTATCACGGGCCGTCGTGGTCTACCCGGTGGTGGGTGCCGCGGCTGTCGTCGCCATGACGTTGCCTCCGACAACGGTTCTTGCCGCTGCGGTGGTGGCCGCAACGGTAGGCCTGCGCTACCGGCGCCGCCGTCGTCGCCGTCGCGCCATCGAGGAGAGCCGGGCACTGGAAACCGCGATCGACGTGCTGGTCGGCGAACTGCGGGTCGGCGCTCATCCGGTGCGGGCGTTCGAGGTCGCGGCGGCCGAAACCGGTGGGCGGGTCGCCGATCGCTGCCGCGCGGTGGCGGCGCGCGCCCGGCTGGGTGCCGACGTGGCCGCCGGTCTGCGGGGCGCGGCGGGAACCTCGGTGCTGCCCGGGCAGTGGGAGCGGCTGGCGGTGTGCTGGCAACTGGCGGGTGAGCATGGGCTGGCGATGTCCGCCCTGATGCGGACTGCCCAACGCGATATCGCCGAGCGGCAACGCTTTTCGGCGAGCGTGACCGCGTCGATGGCCGGCGCCCATGCCACCACCGCCATTCTGGCGAGCCTGCCGGTCCTGTCGGTGCTGCTGGGCCAGGCGATCGGGGCGCGACCGGTGGCTTTTTTGCTGCGCGGCCACGCGGGCGGCTGGCTGCTGGTCGTCGGGGTGATGCTGGCGTGCGCGGGCCTGTTGTGGTCGGACCGCATCACCGATCGGGTGACGCAATGAGTGCCGCGGCGGTGCTGTTGGCCGCGGCGCTGCTGACCGGGGCCGGGCCGCCGACCGCGCGAACGCGCGCCGGGTCGGCGGGCTATGCCGCGCGGCCGCGAAGGCGACCGGCGCGCGGCCCGGATCCACTGGCGGTGGCGTCGAGCCTCGACGTGCTGGCGGCATGTCTGTCGGGAGGCATGGCGGTATCGACCGCCGCGGCCGCCACCGCTCCGTCCGCACCCCCGCTGCTGGCCAGGGTGTTGCGTCGGGCTGCCGACCTGTTGGCCCTGGGCGCCGACCCGGCGCTGGCCTGGGCGGCGCCGCCGGACCTGCCGCAGGGCGCTGTCGACCCGCAGACCGACGCGCTGTTGCGACTGGCGCGACGCTCCGCCTCCTCGGGAGCCGCGCTGGCCGACGGGGTAGCCGAGTTGGCCCGGCAATGCCGCCAGGACGCCACCCATGCCG includes these proteins:
- the ssd gene encoding septum site-determining protein Ssd; the encoded protein is MVAEPGLRPEVERVAAAVGVRVVHVGAGSVSRKSWSAAAAVLLDEGAALRCADSALPRRSHVVVLTTADPASTTWAAATRVGAQHVLVLPAQDGELVRELADAAESARDGNARGQVVAVVGGRGGAGASVLAAALAQEAREPLLIDLDPWGGGIDLLLGGETTPGVRWPDLKVQGGRLNWSAVRDALPRFRGVSMLSGTRHGHEMDAGAADAVIDAGRRGGATVVCDVPRRLTDAGQCALDTADLVVVTSCDVRACAATASIAPLLAGINPNVGLVVRGPAPGGLGAAEIAAIAGVPLLTSMRPQPRLAEQLEHGGLRLGRRSALAAAARRVLAVLPARAVAEAA
- a CDS encoding TadA family conjugal transfer-associated ATPase, producing MTGSLIDRVRERLAAEAAPLRPTVVADAIRAESGGVLGDTEVLSSLRTLQTELTGAGILEPLLCAEGTTDVLVTAPDSVWVDDGNGLRRSDIRFEDDAAVRRLAQRLALAAGRRLDDAQPWVDGQLTGVGTGRFAVRLHAVLPPIAAAGTCLSLRVLRPATQDLAALTAAGAIAPQAAGLLGEIIAARLAFLVSGGTGAGKTTLLAAMLGAVSPDERIVCVEDAAELAPPHPHLVKLVARCANVEGVGEVTVRQLVRQALRMRPDRIVVGEVRGAEVVDLLAALNTGHDGGAGTVHANNPGEVPARLEALGALGGLDRAALHSQLAAAVQVLVHVARDRAGRRRVSEIAVLRASHGQVHPVTVWHVERGPTDDIAELRRLLRGRAAT
- a CDS encoding type II secretion system F family protein, producing MTGFSVAGLALAAALVVSPSSPRRRLGAPGSRVSRAVVVYPVVGAAAVVAMTLPPTTVLAAAVVAATVGLRYRRRRRRRRAIEESRALETAIDVLVGELRVGAHPVRAFEVAAAETGGRVADRCRAVAARARLGADVAAGLRGAAGTSVLPGQWERLAVCWQLAGEHGLAMSALMRTAQRDIAERQRFSASVTASMAGAHATTAILASLPVLSVLLGQAIGARPVAFLLRGHAGGWLLVVGVMLACAGLLWSDRITDRVTQ
- a CDS encoding type II secretion system F family protein, with product MSAAAVLLAAALLTGAGPPTARTRAGSAGYAARPRRRPARGPDPLAVASSLDVLAACLSGGMAVSTAAAATAPSAPPLLARVLRRAADLLALGADPALAWAAPPDLPQGAVDPQTDALLRLARRSASSGAALADGVAELARQCRQDATHAASAAAERAGVLIAGPLGLCFLPAFVCLGIVPVVAGLAGEVLQSGLW